GAATTCAACGACGGCAAGGCGCAGCCTTCGGTCGCAAGGATCAAGGTCGGCAGGAATCTCAATTTCGGCCCGAAGAGCGTCTACGCCGGACAGCGGGGGCAGGGAAACTGGGGGAACGGATTGGCCGTGCAGGATCTGTGCAAGCAATGTCCGCATCCGGTCCCTTGTGCCAACGCCTGTCCCAACGATGCTATCGTGGTCAAACCTCCTCTTAATGCACGAGTGGTGGACCCCGACAAATGCATTGGCTGCAAGATGTGCCAGAGAGCCTGCCCCTGGGAGATGCTGTCCTTTGATCCGGATACAAACAAAGCGACCAAATGTTTCCTCTGCAACGGGAAACCGAAGTGTGTTGAGGCCTGCCCTGCGTCAGCCCTGCGCTACGCGGCCTGGAGCGATTTTACCGATAAGGTGCCACCTCGTGCTGTGCCAACGGCGGTAATCCCTCCGGCAAAAGCCACGGCCTGCACCGAATGTCACAAGAAGTAGAAACAAGGAGGAATATCATGGCTCGATATGGAGGATGGGCTGTTAAAGTACTGCGGGTCGATTTGTCCACGGGAAAATCACGCACCGAGGATACGGTTGAGAAATATAAAGACGTTCTTGGAGGAACAGGCTTGGGGTATCAGGTTCTATGGGACGAAGTTCCTCCCGGAACCAAGCCTTTAGAGCCTGCCAATAAGATCATATTCGGCACAGGACCATTGGCGGGAACAGGAGCGCCCTGCAACGGCCGCACGGCCATCACCACTATATGGCCGACCTGCTGGCCGAAACCTCTGGTAGCCACGGGCCATATGGGCGGTCAGTTCGCGGGAGAGCTCAAGTATGCAGGCTACGACGCCATCATTATCGAAGGTAAGGCCGATCGCCCCGTATGGCTCTCAATCACCGACGCAAAGGTTGAGGTTAAAGACGCTCGTTCACTTTGGGGGCAGGGAATCAGACGGACCACGGTGGAAATCTCCGAGCAATTGGGACCGGAAGCAGTCGTCGCAGCGATTGGGCAGGCGGGCGAAAATCTGATTCCCATGTCAGTGGTCATGAACTCGGTTTCTCATTCTGCAGGAGGCGTCGGCTCAGTGCTGGGTTCCAAGAACCTGAAGGCCATCGCCATGCGCGGCACGGGAAGCGTCCGCATTGCCGGGAATAAGGAAGAATGGGAGAAACTGGTCAAGCTGCACCTATCACTACTGGGAGCTAATAACCAGCACGTGGTGCCGAATTCCCCTCAGCCATGGGCTGAGTACTTTGACTCATCGACCCGATGGCTGGCGTCCAGGGGTCGCAAATGGGGTGCAGCCAACCCTTCCATCGACACCGGGACCTGCGATCCCCACGATCTCAATCGCATCGCCTACCGGACGAATAATGCGGCCTTTTTCAATGGGGATCTCACCTGGCAGTATACGGTGAGAGGCAATGGGTGTACCAGTTGTCCTATTCGATGCCACACCATGCTCAAAGTGCCTTCTGTTGCCGCGAAGTACGGTATCAACGAGCTGGGGCAGAACACCTGTGTCGGGCTGCTCTTCGGAAAATCGTTCTTCAAGAACTTTCCCGACGGTTTGCGCGGGCAGACGGGCATTGAGGCGTGCATGGTGGGTATGCACCTTGCGGACGATTTGGGCATCTGGTGCAACTACGGCCAGGTGCAGCGTGACTTTCAGAAACTCTACTACAGCGGGATCATGAAGAACAAACTGGGAGAGAGTGAATTCAAGAGCTACTCCTGGGACAAGTATGAGAAAGGGGACCCGGCGTTCCTCTTCGAACTTCTCCCGCGCATCGCAGCGAAGCAGGGCGAGTTGGGAACGGTGCTGGGCCTCGGCACCGGCTACACGCTCGAGAAATGGTCAATCCCCGAGGAGGAATGGAAAAAAGATCACAACCTCATGTACTGGAAGATGGGTCATCCCAAACACCATGCAAACGAGGACGCCGGGCAGTGCGGTGTCATCGTCAACACGCAGTACAATCGTGATGCACAGAACCATTCTCACTGTAACTTTGTGCGCAGTGGTTTGCCGATAGCGGTCCAGAAGCGACTGGCAAAGGAGGTCTGGGGGTCTGAAGATGCGGTCGATGCGATCGGTGATTATACGCGCATGAACACCTATAAGGCCAAAATGGCCAAGTGGGCCCTGCTTCGTAAAGAACTCCACGACTCGCTTTCGCTGTGCAACTGGATGGGTCCGTGGGTGGCCTCGCCTTTGAAAGAGCGCGGGTACAGCGGAGACGATTCTATGGAGTCCAAGCTCTACAGTCTGGCCACCGGAGATAAGAAATCGCGCGAAGAGCTCGATCAGGTGGCTGAACGCATCTTTCTGCTGCACCGCGCTTTGACCATCCGTGATATGGGAACGAAGGAAATGAGAACGAAACACGATACTATTCCGGAATGGGTCTTCCACGATCCTGCCGACAAGCCCGCATTCACCAAAGGCACTATCCGCATGGAGAAGGATGATATTGAGTCTGCCATGCGCATCTACTATGAAGAAATGAAATGGGATAAAGCCACTGGGGCCCCCACGGCTGATGTATACCGGAGGTTGGGTCTATCGAGAGTTGCGGACAATCTTGGCAAGAAGGAGCTTTTACCCTGAACGGGTATGCCTTACCTGATGAGTGCCCAATAGATGAATACCCGATCCATTGATATGGAAGCGGCGCAACGGGAAGATAGGCTTGCAATTGAGCGTGCAGCCGAAATCATTCGTGCAACGAGCCAATCGGGCGCCCTTGCATCAACAGAAAAGATTCGTCAAGCGTTGGTTGATGAGCAGATCATTGTTACAGATGAAAGTGAAACAGAGAGTCGATTCAGGCTCATCATCGAGAGAACCTTCGAAGAGAATGAAGATCTCGTAAGCCTTGAGAACGCGAGGGGTGAGCTGCACTTCATCTCCACACGTTTTATGAGCGAAGCGTACGGAGGTATTCTGATGCGCAAGCAGTCGGGTCCTCTGACATTGATCGCTGAATTAGTGCGAGAAAACTCTGCCCTCTATCCGCGTCCAGTCCCTCTCAACGTCTTTAAAGATTCGCCTTTTGAACTGACCGATGAAGAGATTCAATCATGCTTGAGTAACATGGCCCTCAAAGGTAGTTATGAGGATATCAAAGAGACAAGAAGTTCCCTTGGAACCGTGTTTCTGTACTCTGCATTGCACCTTGAGGCAGACTATGCAACCATGCTTGCTGAATGGATTGATGTAGGGCAAGCTTCAAATCCGTGACTCATAAACTCAGCTGTCTTTTGTATACATGTATGAAGAACGGTGAGCGCGTGCCGTATGCACTTCTGGTTTTGCTATTGACGCATGCTACAAGGACTTCATATTGCAATGCCATATCTTTCTTCCCGGGCAACCGCAGAAAATATGTATAGGGAGAGCTGGTCGATCAAAAAAATACGAATGCTCTAAAGGAGGGCGCCGTGACACGGATTCAAACGAAAGTACTGTTGGGACTCGCCTTGGTGATCGCTACGGCTTCATTGGGTTGGGCGCAAGATAGCGCGGCGCGAAAAGAATTGCGCCGTGTGGATCTCTCCGGAGCTCCCGGCATGGAAGTGGTCCTCTCGGTTAGTGAATACAAGCCCGGAGACGTGCTGGCCACGCATACCCATCATGGAATCGAGGCGGGATACGTCCTGGATGGAGGGATGGTCGAGTCACCGGGAAAGCCTCCTATCGCGATTCCCACTGGCGCACCTATCTTAAATCTTCGTGACGTGCCTCACGGCCTCAAGGTCACGGGAGACAAGACGATCAAGCTCTTTACCGTTCATATCGTCGACAAAGGCAAACCACTATATGATTACGCGGAGAAGTAGCTAACTATAAGCCTTCTTCACATTACGACTAAGCACCACTATCGCCAAGCTCATGGCGGCGTCGTGCGCCTGCGCGATGCTGCCGAGACATACGGCGTAGCGTGACTTTCAATTGGTAATCCTCGGTTCTGGAATATCTCGCTCGCTGATGATTAGCAGGGGAATCGATACCTGTTCTGTATTGCTCTTTAAGTGTGAGTCAGGCTGAGTTTAGGTTTCTAAAGTTACCGTATCAGGTGCGCGATTCTTTCCCACCTTATGCGGTGAAAAAGATCGTCTGATCTCCCGTTCCAGGAAAAGTAAAGAATGAATGCTTTTCCGACAAGCTCGTCCCTCTTCACAAAACCCCAGAATCGGCTGTCGAGGCTGTTATCCCTGTTGTCACCCATGACGAAATAAGAGTCCCCGGGCACGGTAACAGGACCAAAGTTGTCCCTCTCTGATGAATTGCGGGGAATGATATCGTGGTCGGTAAACCAAGCATGTTTGTCTCGTAGCTCTGATCCGTTTACGTACACTACCTTGTCCCTTATTTCAACAGTGTCTCCGCCCCTGGCAATCACCCTCTTGATAAAATCTTTTGTGTGATCCTCAGGGTAGCGGAAAACTATTGTGTCCCCGATGTTCGGGTTGCCCAGGTTGAGGAGCACTCTGTCCGTAAAGGGTACTTTCATCACGTAGCTCAGCCTGTTCACCAGGAGGTAATCCCCCACGAGCAGAGTGGGCTCCATTGAGCCCGACGGGATTGTAAATGCCTCAACGACGAAACTCCTGACAAAGAGGGCGAGAATTACAGCAATAAGAAGCGATTCCAGGTATTCTCTTGTTTTGCTTTTTCCGGACATGTGTTTTCCTTTGCCATTGTTTCTGGCACCTGTAGTCTATCATTTTCAGGGTAAGTTTGCAGCCGGACCCGACGCCGACATCGTAAGAACCAATCTGCTGTTTGCGCCTGTTAGCCTCCGCGCACCATTGACGCTATCTTGACACTGCGTGCCATCGACACTAGATATCTGAGTAGCCTCTCACGGCCTTATCGAAGCAATGTACTCGCGAGAGATTCTGTACATGAGATACCTATTGTACTTTTTATTGCTGTTCGGCCTTTTGTGTTCAGTCGGTTGCACGAAGGTAGGTCCCGATTTCATTCGTCCGAAAACGGAGGTTCTGCCTGCGTGGATAGAGGCGGGAGACCGCCGAATCAAAGGTGGTCCGCTGGAGCAGCACGCTTGGTGGTGTGTCTTTGAAGATCCGGTCCTCGATACTCTTATAGATACAGCGTACCACCAGAACCTCACCCTCAGTGCCGCGGGTGTCAGAGTCCTGGAGGCCCGCGCTCAACTCGGCATCGCAATTGGAGGACTCTATCCCCAGAGCCAGCTCGCCTTTGGTTCCCTTCAGTACAACCGGATCAGTGAGCATTCCCCTCAGGCGGTTGCCACGAGTCAGGCGGTTGGTGTCGGTAATAATCTCACGTATGCGCAGTCTGAAATAGGGTTGTCGGCGAGCTGGGAAATCGACTTCTGGGGAAAGTTCAGGCGGGCGATCGAGTCAGCCGACGCAGCCTTGATGGCGTCTGTTGCAGATTACGATAATGTGCTGGTGACTCTCACTGCAAGTGTCGCAACCTCCTACATCCTGATCAGGACGCTGGAAAAGAGGATCGACATTGCGAGACAGAACGTAGAAACCCAGACCGAGGCTTTAATGCTTGCCGAGGCGCGGTTCCATGGAGGTACGACCTCGCAGAGAGACGTTGAACAGGCAACAGCGCTGCTGAACGATACGCAGGCTACAATTCCCCTCCTTGAAGCTCAACTGCGGCAGGCCAAAGACGCGCTCAGTGTGCTGCTCGGATCCACGCCGGGCGATTTGACGGATGTTTTATCAGGTTCATCCTCAAGCATACCCGCGCCTCCATCTCAGATAGCGATAGGCATACCTGTGGATCTTCTCCGGCGTCGCCCTGATATTCGCAGCGCCGAGTATCAGGCGATGGCGCAGGGTGCCCAGATTGGCGTTGCGAAAGCACAACTCTACCCCGCGTTCTCGCTCAGCGGGACTTTCGGGTTACTCTCGAGCAATCTTGGAGGATCTTCGCTGGCTGATATGTTCCAGTGGAGGAGCCGTACCTATTCGGCGGGTCCCAGTGCGCAATGGAATCTCTTCAATTATGGCGTGCTCACGAACAACGTGAGAGTCCAGGACGCGCGATTTCAGCAGCTGCTCATAGCTTACCAGAACGCCGTGCTTACTGCTCAGCAGGAAGTGGAGGATAACCTGGCTGGTTTCCTGAAAGCGGAAGATCGCGCAGCCTTCCTGGCCAGAAGCGCTGAAGCCGCGAGGCGATCATTCGACCTGGCCGTTATCCAGTATCGGGAGGGTGTTACCGACTTCACGACGGTGCTCACCGCACAACAGGCGCTTTTGAATGAGCAGGATAACCTGGCAGTTACCCTCGGTAGTGTTGCTCAGAATCTCGTAGGGGTGTACAAGGCGCTCGGCGGAGGCTGGGAAATCCGTGAGGGCATGGATCTGGTGCCGCCGGAAATCAGGCAGGCCATGGCGAAGCGCACCAATTGGGGACATCTGCTCAGCCCCGCGGCCTATATGCCGGCGCCGGATGAAGAGTCCCGCGCATTGATGAGAAGCCCGGACTGGTAGAGGAGGACAAAATCCAAATTCCAATGTCTAAATTCCAAACAAGTTCAAAATTCCAATATTCAAACATTGGACAGCCACCTCGGCCGTTTTTGATACTTCGGCTGGTTGGATATTGTTTGGAGTTTCGGGTACCCGCTTGCGGGTGTTGGAATTTGGATTTCAGGCGAGGGATATGTCTTTTGCTCATTCTATTGGCCCTCGCCTCAATTGCTTGCCGTCAGAAACAGCCGCCTCCACCGCCTCCGCCGGCAGTCACGGTTGCGCAGCCTGTCCGGCGAGCGGTGACCGACTTTCTCGAATTAACAGGAAACACCCAGGCCCTTATGACCGTGCAGTTGGTGGCGCGAGTTGCGGGATACCTTGACAAGGTTCTCTTCAAGGATGGGCAGCTGGTCAAAAGGGATGATCTACTTTTTGTCATACAGCAGAACACGTACGAGGAGAATCTGCGGCAGGCTGAGGCTGCAATTCTTTTGCAGAAAGCACAACTTGAGTACGCCGAGACAGAATTAATCCGGTACTCCAATCTGCTGAAACAAAAAGCGGCTGCCCAGACAGACGTAGATAACTGGCGCTACCAGAGAGATTCAGGGAGAGCCAATCTCCTGGCTGCTGAAACGAGGCGAAACCTGGCGCGGCTTGACCTTGCCTACACCGAGGTGAGAGCGCCTTTTGATGGGCGTATCGACAGGAGGCTGGTAGACCCGGGAAACTACGTCGGGTCGGGCCAGGCTACTGTCCTTGCTCTGATCAACCGTATCGATCCCATATACGTCTATTTCACCATAAGCGATCTGGATCTGGCCCGCCTGATGAAAGAAGCCGAATGGGTCCCCGGAAAGGCTTACAATAAGGCATGGCCTGTATTCATAGGCTTGCCCGCTGAACAAGCTTATCCGCACGAGGGTCAGCTCGATTTCGCGTCCATCAGCCTTACCCCCACGACCGGTACCTTACTGATGCGCGGCATCTTTTCCAACTCGGAGGGAAAGATTCTCCCCGGTCTTTATGCCCGTGTGCGTGTCCCTGTCAAGGAAAAAGTCGCTCTGCTTGCGCTTCAGGAGGCTATCGGCTACGACCAGCGGGGCCCATACCTGCTGACAGTTAATGAGTCGAACGTGGTAGAACGGGTCAGCGTCAGACTCGGCGCTCAGATAAATAATCTGCGCGTCGTAGAAGAAGGCCTTACGGGGAAAGAATGGGTAGTCATTAACGGTCTTCAACGTGCCATACCCGGTCGGCAGGTGACTCCGCAAAAGCAGGATCTATTGCCAAAGGCGGATTCGTCATGATCTCGAAATTCTTTATCGAGAGGCCGATCCTCGCCAATGTCCTGGCGGTCATAACTATCATCATCGGGCTTGTGAGTTATTACGAACTCCCGGTCGAACAGTACCCTCCGATAACGCCGCCGACCATTCAGGTGAGCGCCAGATATCCCGGCGCAAGCGCGTCCGTCGTCGCAGAGACCATAGGAGTGCCCATTGAACAGGCTGTCAACGGCGTTGAGCACTCCATCTATATGTCTTCCACAAGTTCGAGCGATGGCTCGTACACACTGACCGTCACCTTTGACGTGGGGACAGACCTTGACAAATCTCTTGCTCTCGTCCAGAACTATGTGAACACCTCGTTGGCTTTACTCCCGGGCCCCGTGGGCCAGCAGGGCGTTACGGTGAAGAAGGTTTCCACCAATATCCTGCTGGTGGCGAGTCTATACTCTGATGACAACAGGTATGATCTTGCTTTCCTTTCGAACTATGGCGCCATCAACATCCAGAACCCGCTGGCGCGGCTGCCGGGCGTCGGCCAGGTAAGAATTTTCGGGGCCGGTCCTTACAGCATGCGGGTCTGGCTGGATCCGAGGAGACTCCAGGATTTCAACCTCACCACGCAGGACGTGCTGAACGCGATTGCGGACCAGAATATTCAGGTTGTGTCAGGACAATTGGGCGCACCGCCAGTACCTGCCGGTCAGGCCTTCCAATTTACTATCAACAGTCTCGGGCGTCTTTCGGATGTCAACCAGTTTGAGAACATTATTGTCAAGAGCGTGCCAGGCGCGGCTGCTCAGATCGTTCGCGTTCGCGATATTGCCCGCGTTGATCTGGGGCAGCAATACTACTCGAACTTTGCGAATCTCGGCGGACTCAACTCAGCCCAGGTCGTGGTCTTCGCTCTTCCCGACGCAAACGCGATTGCCGTCGCCAACCAGGTCTACAAAGCTCTCGCGGAGATGAGCAAGGATTTTCCCGACGGCCTGAAATATTTCATCCGGTTCGACACAACCAAATTTGTCCGGCAGGCAGTATCCAAAGTATATGAGACGCTCATCATAGCAGGCATTCTCGTGCTTGTTGTGATCATGGCTTTCCTACAGAGTTTCCGTGCCTTGCTCGTTCCTGCTACCACAGTGCCTGTAACGATCATCGGCGCATTCGCGGCGATGATTGCCCTCGGATTCACCATTAATCTCATGACACTTTTCGCCTTGGTGCTCGCCATCGGCATCGTGGTGGACGATGCGATCGTCATTGTGGAGAACAGTGCGTACTATATCGAAAAGGGGTTACCGCCGAAGGAGGCTGCTATCAAGGCCATGGCCGAGCTGATCGGCCCGGTCATGGGCATCACGATGGCGCTGGTCGCGGTCTTTCTGCCTGCGGCTTTTTTGCCCGGTATTACTGGCCAGATTTTCCGCCAGTTCGCCCTGGTGATTGCGGCGACCTCGGTGATCAGCGCTATGAACGCTGTTACCCTCAAGCCGACCCAGTGCGCGCTATGGCTTAAACCCATGCCGGAGAAGCGGCCGAACTGGTTCTATCGCGGCTTCAACAGAGCCTATGAAGGCCTGAAGAGGCCGTACATGGGGGCTGTGCGATGGATGGTGCAGCGGCCCGGACCGATGGTGCTGCTCTTCTTCGTTGTCATCACCCTGACCGTATGGCAGTTTGTGCACCGGCCCACGGGTTTCCTTCCCTCCGAGGACCAGGGCTATGCCGTGCTGTTTGCGCGCCTGCCGGACGGAGCAGCTCAGCCGCGGGCACTGGATGTCTCCAACAAGATTGATGCTATTCTCAGAAAGACACGTGGCGTTGCCGGCTGGGTAACGATCGGCGGCTACTCTTTCCTGGATACTGCCAATGTGTCCACGGTTTCGAGTACGTTCGTGGTTTATGACGATTGGGACAAGCGCGGCTCCGGACTGAGTCAGGATAAGATCGTCGCAGGGCTCAATCGCGATCTTTCCTCGATCCAGGAAGCCCAGGTATTTGTGGTGATCCCGCCGCCTATCAGGGGGTTGGGGCAGACGGGCGGTTTTCAGATGATGGTGGAGGACAAGAAGGAGTTGGGTCTGGAGGCGCTCCAGCGAGCCGCGTACCAGCTCATTGATGCCAGCCGTTCGGCATCTGACCTGCAGGGCATCACCAGCACGTTCAATGTCAGCAGCCCCCAGGTCTACCTCGACATAGACAGGATAAAGGCGCAGTCTTTTCAGGTCCCGGTCAATAATGTATTTGAGACCCTGCGCGGCTATCTGGGTTCTTCCTTCGTCAATCTGTTCAACAAGTATAACCAAGTGTATCAGGTTTACATTCAGGCGAATGATGCGAACCGGCTGAGACCCGAGGATATCAAGAACCTTTATACCCGTAACGCTCAGAACGATATGGTGCCGCTCGGCAGCCTTCTCGAAGTCAGGCATTCGCTTGGCTCGGAGCTGATCACGCGCTATAATCTTTATCCTGCAGCAGCCATTTTCGGTGCGGCTGCGCCAGGGTTCAGTTCCGGGCAGGCTCTGAACCGAATGGAGCAGTTGGCAGCTGATAGCTTACCGCGCGGAATCGGGTACGAGTGGACAGCTACCAGTTATCAAGAAAGGGCGGTGGGATACAAAGCGTACTTTATCCACGCCATGTCGGTCATCCTGGTTTTTATGGTGCTGGCAGCGCTCTATGAGAGTTGGATCTCTCCTGCGGCAGTCGTGCTCGTGGTTCCCATGGCCCTTGTCGGCGTCTTTCTGGGGCTCTTAATACGCGGTTTTGACAACAACCTTTACACGGAGGTCGGCCTGGTTCTGATGATCGCGCTCGCAAGTAAGAACGCCATCCTCATCGTTGAGTTCGCGCGCGACTTGCAGCGCGAAGGCATGTCTGTGACCGAGGCAGCCATCGAGGCTACGAGCCGTCGTTTTCGTCCCATCATGATGACTTCACTTGCCTTCATCCTGGGAGTTTCCCCGCTGCTGATCGCGGGCGGTGCGGGCGCTGCAAGCCAGCAGGCAATCGGCACCGTGGTTTTCGGCGGTATGATCTCATCGACGCTCCTCGCTGTCCCCTTTGTTCCGGTCTTTTATGTTGCAACGCAATGGGTGAGTGGACTGCGGGGGAGACGACGAAAAAAAGACAGACCGCTACGCCCGGAAGACCGTCACGCAGGGCGTGACTAGGAAGACCGTCGCACGTGTGCGACTGGGAAGATGGAAGACACTCAACTCAACTGCTCGACGACTCAACTACTAAACTATAATGGAGGTTATCATGGCTAAATACGTGCTTGACCCGGAACACACTTCAGCTCTGTTCACGGTGCGTCATATGATGGTGACCTGGGTAAGCGGTCATTTCACCAAAGTATCGGGGACACTTTATTTCGATCCGCTGAAGGTAACTGAATCCTCGGTGGAGGCTGAAATAGACGTTGCCAGCATTTGCACGGGCGTGGAGAAGCGCGACAACGACCTTCGGAGCCCCAACTATTTTGACGCACAGAAATATCCGAAGATCACGTTCAAGAGCACCCGCGTGGAATGCGCTGGTCTTGAGCATTGCCTGGTTCACGGGGATCTGACTGTCCACGGTGTGACGCGGCCGGTGACCTTGGATGTGCGCTATGCCGGGCCCTCCCATTTTCAGG
This DNA window, taken from Syntrophorhabdales bacterium, encodes the following:
- a CDS encoding 4Fe-4S dicluster domain-containing protein translates to DSELSRRQFIKLSGISVIGISALGPLLARADTKPLIIMEKAEGIVIADPTACVGCRRCELACTEFNDGKAQPSVARIKVGRNLNFGPKSVYAGQRGQGNWGNGLAVQDLCKQCPHPVPCANACPNDAIVVKPPLNARVVDPDKCIGCKMCQRACPWEMLSFDPDTNKATKCFLCNGKPKCVEACPASALRYAAWSDFTDKVPPRAVPTAVIPPAKATACTECHKK
- a CDS encoding aldehyde ferredoxin oxidoreductase: MARYGGWAVKVLRVDLSTGKSRTEDTVEKYKDVLGGTGLGYQVLWDEVPPGTKPLEPANKIIFGTGPLAGTGAPCNGRTAITTIWPTCWPKPLVATGHMGGQFAGELKYAGYDAIIIEGKADRPVWLSITDAKVEVKDARSLWGQGIRRTTVEISEQLGPEAVVAAIGQAGENLIPMSVVMNSVSHSAGGVGSVLGSKNLKAIAMRGTGSVRIAGNKEEWEKLVKLHLSLLGANNQHVVPNSPQPWAEYFDSSTRWLASRGRKWGAANPSIDTGTCDPHDLNRIAYRTNNAAFFNGDLTWQYTVRGNGCTSCPIRCHTMLKVPSVAAKYGINELGQNTCVGLLFGKSFFKNFPDGLRGQTGIEACMVGMHLADDLGIWCNYGQVQRDFQKLYYSGIMKNKLGESEFKSYSWDKYEKGDPAFLFELLPRIAAKQGELGTVLGLGTGYTLEKWSIPEEEWKKDHNLMYWKMGHPKHHANEDAGQCGVIVNTQYNRDAQNHSHCNFVRSGLPIAVQKRLAKEVWGSEDAVDAIGDYTRMNTYKAKMAKWALLRKELHDSLSLCNWMGPWVASPLKERGYSGDDSMESKLYSLATGDKKSREELDQVAERIFLLHRALTIRDMGTKEMRTKHDTIPEWVFHDPADKPAFTKGTIRMEKDDIESAMRIYYEEMKWDKATGAPTADVYRRLGLSRVADNLGKKELLP
- a CDS encoding cupin domain-containing protein; this translates as MTRIQTKVLLGLALVIATASLGWAQDSAARKELRRVDLSGAPGMEVVLSVSEYKPGDVLATHTHHGIEAGYVLDGGMVESPGKPPIAIPTGAPILNLRDVPHGLKVTGDKTIKLFTVHIVDKGKPLYDYAEK
- the lepB gene encoding signal peptidase I, producing MSGKSKTREYLESLLIAVILALFVRSFVVEAFTIPSGSMEPTLLVGDYLLVNRLSYVMKVPFTDRVLLNLGNPNIGDTIVFRYPEDHTKDFIKRVIARGGDTVEIRDKVVYVNGSELRDKHAWFTDHDIIPRNSSERDNFGPVTVPGDSYFVMGDNRDNSLDSRFWGFVKRDELVGKAFILYFSWNGRSDDLFHRIRWERIAHLIR
- a CDS encoding efflux transporter outer membrane subunit; protein product: MRYLLYFLLLFGLLCSVGCTKVGPDFIRPKTEVLPAWIEAGDRRIKGGPLEQHAWWCVFEDPVLDTLIDTAYHQNLTLSAAGVRVLEARAQLGIAIGGLYPQSQLAFGSLQYNRISEHSPQAVATSQAVGVGNNLTYAQSEIGLSASWEIDFWGKFRRAIESADAALMASVADYDNVLVTLTASVATSYILIRTLEKRIDIARQNVETQTEALMLAEARFHGGTTSQRDVEQATALLNDTQATIPLLEAQLRQAKDALSVLLGSTPGDLTDVLSGSSSSIPAPPSQIAIGIPVDLLRRRPDIRSAEYQAMAQGAQIGVAKAQLYPAFSLSGTFGLLSSNLGGSSLADMFQWRSRTYSAGPSAQWNLFNYGVLTNNVRVQDARFQQLLIAYQNAVLTAQQEVEDNLAGFLKAEDRAAFLARSAEAARRSFDLAVIQYREGVTDFTTVLTAQQALLNEQDNLAVTLGSVAQNLVGVYKALGGGWEIREGMDLVPPEIRQAMAKRTNWGHLLSPAAYMPAPDEESRALMRSPDW
- a CDS encoding efflux RND transporter periplasmic adaptor subunit, with amino-acid sequence MLILLALASIACRQKQPPPPPPPAVTVAQPVRRAVTDFLELTGNTQALMTVQLVARVAGYLDKVLFKDGQLVKRDDLLFVIQQNTYEENLRQAEAAILLQKAQLEYAETELIRYSNLLKQKAAAQTDVDNWRYQRDSGRANLLAAETRRNLARLDLAYTEVRAPFDGRIDRRLVDPGNYVGSGQATVLALINRIDPIYVYFTISDLDLARLMKEAEWVPGKAYNKAWPVFIGLPAEQAYPHEGQLDFASISLTPTTGTLLMRGIFSNSEGKILPGLYARVRVPVKEKVALLALQEAIGYDQRGPYLLTVNESNVVERVSVRLGAQINNLRVVEEGLTGKEWVVINGLQRAIPGRQVTPQKQDLLPKADSS
- a CDS encoding efflux RND transporter permease subunit; the encoded protein is MISKFFIERPILANVLAVITIIIGLVSYYELPVEQYPPITPPTIQVSARYPGASASVVAETIGVPIEQAVNGVEHSIYMSSTSSSDGSYTLTVTFDVGTDLDKSLALVQNYVNTSLALLPGPVGQQGVTVKKVSTNILLVASLYSDDNRYDLAFLSNYGAINIQNPLARLPGVGQVRIFGAGPYSMRVWLDPRRLQDFNLTTQDVLNAIADQNIQVVSGQLGAPPVPAGQAFQFTINSLGRLSDVNQFENIIVKSVPGAAAQIVRVRDIARVDLGQQYYSNFANLGGLNSAQVVVFALPDANAIAVANQVYKALAEMSKDFPDGLKYFIRFDTTKFVRQAVSKVYETLIIAGILVLVVIMAFLQSFRALLVPATTVPVTIIGAFAAMIALGFTINLMTLFALVLAIGIVVDDAIVIVENSAYYIEKGLPPKEAAIKAMAELIGPVMGITMALVAVFLPAAFLPGITGQIFRQFALVIAATSVISAMNAVTLKPTQCALWLKPMPEKRPNWFYRGFNRAYEGLKRPYMGAVRWMVQRPGPMVLLFFVVITLTVWQFVHRPTGFLPSEDQGYAVLFARLPDGAAQPRALDVSNKIDAILRKTRGVAGWVTIGGYSFLDTANVSTVSSTFVVYDDWDKRGSGLSQDKIVAGLNRDLSSIQEAQVFVVIPPPIRGLGQTGGFQMMVEDKKELGLEALQRAAYQLIDASRSASDLQGITSTFNVSSPQVYLDIDRIKAQSFQVPVNNVFETLRGYLGSSFVNLFNKYNQVYQVYIQANDANRLRPEDIKNLYTRNAQNDMVPLGSLLEVRHSLGSELITRYNLYPAAAIFGAAAPGFSSGQALNRMEQLAADSLPRGIGYEWTATSYQERAVGYKAYFIHAMSVILVFMVLAALYESWISPAAVVLVVPMALVGVFLGLLIRGFDNNLYTEVGLVLMIALASKNAILIVEFARDLQREGMSVTEAAIEATSRRFRPIMMTSLAFILGVSPLLIAGGAGAASQQAIGTVVFGGMISSTLLAVPFVPVFYVATQWVSGLRGRRRKKDRPLRPEDRHAGRD
- a CDS encoding YceI family protein produces the protein MAKYVLDPEHTSALFTVRHMMVTWVSGHFTKVSGTLYFDPLKVTESSVEAEIDVASICTGVEKRDNDLRSPNYFDAQKYPKITFKSTRVECAGLEHCLVHGDLTVHGVTRPVTLDVRYAGPSHFQDDDKMYTTFGFQGTTRVNRQDFGMMTNLELEHGGFMVGKHAYLTLNTEADLVEE